The Acidobacteriota bacterium genome contains the following window.
AACTGCCGCACATCGGCCGTAAGACGGCGGAGTCGATCGTTGAGTTTCGGACGGCAAACGGCCCGTTTCGACGCGTTGAGCATCTTATGCAGATACGCGGGATCAGCGAAGAGCGGTTTGTCGAACTTCGTCCATTAATTAAAACCGAATAACATTTAACGATGCCCGAAGATCGTCGGCCTCCCAACTTCAACCGCAATCCGATGCTCTGGCTTGGAATGGCGTTTGCGTTGG
Protein-coding sequences here:
- a CDS encoding helix-hairpin-helix domain-containing protein encodes the protein MCRIILLVAITSCFLLSCSRRIEHISSEIANSSNGLNINTATVDELEKLPHIGRKTAESIVEFRTANGPFRRVEHLMQIRGISEERFVELRPLIKTE